In Nitrospirota bacterium, the following proteins share a genomic window:
- a CDS encoding response regulator yields the protein MARILIADDSATDLEVIKGALKDTPHELVTAMDGLETEAKVKSEHIDLIILDVVMPKKSGFQICRDLKMDEKYKNIPIIMLTSKTQEGDRFWGLKQGADEYLTKPFEPIDLLLAVKKHLSK from the coding sequence ATGGCGAGGATACTCATCGCGGATGATAGTGCAACAGACCTGGAAGTTATAAAAGGGGCATTGAAGGATACCCCTCACGAGCTGGTGACAGCAATGGATGGCCTGGAAACAGAGGCAAAGGTCAAAAGCGAGCATATTGATCTTATAATCCTTGACGTGGTAATGCCCAAAAAGAGTGGTTTTCAGATTTGCAGGGACTTAAAAATGGATGAGAAATATAAGAATATTCCAATAATTATGCTTACATCGAAGACGCAGGAGGGTGACAGATTCTGGGGCCTCAAACAGGGTGCAGACGAATATCTGACTAAACCCTTTGAACCAATAGACCTCCTCCTCGCTGTAAAGAAACACCTGAGTAAATGA
- a CDS encoding chemotaxis protein CheW, giving the protein MNEQIQQETPEERLPKNYCVFRVDKKEFTLLLSEVKEIVKIPEIFPVPLAPDYVRGIIQLRGRIIPVVDLLQVYEAYDTGEVRSSTVKVVIVVDAGRGLIGFLSEDLPSLVDEMSGEGIDIAEFFDALRVRET; this is encoded by the coding sequence ATGAACGAACAGATACAGCAAGAGACTCCCGAGGAAAGATTACCGAAGAATTACTGTGTTTTCCGTGTGGACAAAAAGGAGTTTACCCTGCTGCTGAGCGAGGTAAAGGAAATAGTTAAGATTCCTGAGATATTTCCCGTGCCTCTGGCCCCTGATTATGTAAGGGGGATTATCCAGTTGAGAGGAAGAATAATCCCTGTTGTGGATCTCTTACAGGTGTACGAGGCATATGATACAGGAGAGGTTAGGTCATCAACTGTAAAGGTGGTAATTGTGGTTGATGCAGGCAGGGGCCTCATAGGGTTTCTCTCAGAAGACCTTCCGAGCCTTGTTGATGAGATGAGCGGGGAAGGGATAGATATCGCTGAGTTTTTTGATGCCCTGAGGGTAAGGGAGACCTGA
- a CDS encoding HAMP domain-containing protein, which produces MAELKTGLGVRSKILLIFIVVISLASILVFAYHLLKIQKNTQETNLKKGTIVVSTTSSNLTSALASSAELPLTEIVKKTLAMDKDFAYCVIQDDKGSVLAHTFPKDVPKVLETLKAPTEGISTNKWEDPRGNLILDIAAPAGKGRIIRLGIKEFTLLDALNAEITDFLIAMAIIFSIIIPLSILVSGKITRPLVELIGATRALSKGDFSVTATVRSKDEFGALATAINNSIETLRAQTQTGAERKKTQEGLVYMLNIISSASEGDLSQKAPVTADLFGSIADAYNLMIEGLSELLNNVRMSTTKVGQESQKMLLMLREMGKGAETQMAEVKKATGNVDETINSIIDISEKTKTAQDISSETSGAAEKGDKLVTESIDGIQIIRVTVQSINKKMKNLSERLMEIETISKLISDVAFQTNLLALNASIEAARAGEQGKGFVIIAEQIRELADRSASATKQIGEVINAIQLVAGEVTTTLEEETRLVEHGTNIAKDTGDAFEDIKNAINNTSRIISEIYDTATNQKGLSAKVVIAMEEVNRISMQMLKMVKDSSSISESLSATSKGLLDAVGTFKLPGQPEISGKVSF; this is translated from the coding sequence ATGGCAGAACTTAAAACAGGGTTGGGTGTGAGATCAAAAATTTTATTAATCTTTATTGTAGTAATCTCCTTAGCAAGCATCTTAGTATTTGCTTATCATCTCCTTAAAATACAGAAAAATACACAAGAGACAAACCTTAAAAAAGGGACTATCGTTGTCTCAACCACCAGTTCAAACCTCACATCCGCCCTTGCAAGCAGTGCTGAACTGCCTCTAACCGAAATCGTGAAGAAAACACTGGCAATGGATAAAGACTTTGCGTACTGCGTTATTCAAGACGACAAAGGCAGTGTTTTAGCCCATACTTTTCCAAAAGATGTGCCAAAGGTTTTAGAGACATTGAAGGCGCCAACAGAAGGAATATCTACAAATAAATGGGAAGACCCCAGAGGTAACCTCATACTGGACATTGCAGCGCCTGCAGGTAAAGGTCGAATAATTCGTCTGGGAATAAAGGAATTTACCCTCCTGGATGCCTTAAACGCAGAGATTACGGACTTTCTTATAGCTATGGCAATAATTTTCTCCATAATAATACCTCTGTCAATCCTCGTATCCGGAAAAATTACCAGACCACTTGTGGAACTTATAGGGGCTACGAGGGCTCTCAGTAAAGGAGACTTCAGCGTTACGGCAACTGTTAGATCTAAGGATGAGTTTGGAGCACTTGCCACGGCTATAAATAACAGCATAGAAACGCTGAGGGCTCAGACCCAGACAGGAGCGGAAAGAAAAAAGACCCAGGAAGGCCTTGTATATATGTTAAACATTATCAGTTCTGCCTCAGAAGGCGACCTTTCTCAGAAAGCGCCAGTGACAGCAGACCTCTTCGGCTCTATTGCTGACGCATACAACCTCATGATCGAAGGACTGTCTGAATTACTTAACAATGTAAGAATGTCCACTACTAAAGTTGGCCAGGAAAGCCAGAAAATGCTTTTAATGCTACGAGAGATGGGTAAAGGCGCAGAGACACAGATGGCAGAAGTAAAAAAGGCTACAGGAAACGTTGATGAAACAATAAACTCAATCATCGATATATCTGAAAAGACAAAGACTGCCCAGGATATATCTTCAGAAACTTCAGGGGCTGCAGAAAAGGGTGACAAGCTCGTTACAGAAAGTATTGATGGGATACAGATTATAAGAGTAACAGTTCAATCTATCAATAAAAAGATGAAAAACCTTTCAGAGAGATTAATGGAGATAGAGACCATATCAAAACTGATCAGTGATGTTGCATTTCAGACAAACCTTCTCGCCCTGAATGCATCCATCGAAGCCGCAAGGGCCGGAGAACAGGGCAAGGGATTTGTTATTATCGCGGAACAGATAAGGGAGCTTGCAGACAGGTCAGCATCAGCTACAAAACAGATAGGTGAAGTGATAAATGCCATCCAATTGGTTGCAGGTGAGGTAACCACTACCCTTGAGGAAGAAACAAGGCTCGTGGAGCATGGAACTAATATAGCAAAAGATACAGGTGATGCATTTGAAGATATTAAAAACGCTATTAACAATACAAGTCGCATAATTTCGGAAATATACGATACTGCTACCAATCAGAAGGGACTTTCCGCTAAAGTTGTTATTGCAATGGAAGAGGTGAACAGGATATCCATGCAGATGTTGAAAATGGTAAAAGACTCTTCGTCCATTTCTGAGAGCCTCTCAGCGACATCAAAAGGGCTCCTCGATGCAGTTGGAACATTTAAACTACCCGGACAACCAGAGATATCTGGAAAGGTAAGCTTCTAA
- a CDS encoding TusE/DsrC/DsvC family sulfur relay protein, giving the protein MGTIEFQSKSYEVDEDGYLQNLDDWSPELANFIAEKEGIQMSEAHWEVVNFLRDYYQKYQIAPMIKILVKEIAKVMGPEKGNTKYLYELYPGGPAKQACKIAGLPKPTGCV; this is encoded by the coding sequence ATGGGGACAATTGAGTTTCAAAGCAAGAGTTATGAGGTTGATGAGGATGGTTATCTTCAGAATCTGGATGACTGGAGTCCTGAGTTAGCCAATTTTATTGCAGAAAAAGAAGGAATCCAGATGAGCGAGGCACACTGGGAGGTTGTCAATTTCCTCAGGGACTATTACCAGAAATACCAGATTGCTCCAATGATAAAGATCCTTGTCAAAGAAATAGCTAAGGTTATGGGGCCCGAAAAAGGCAACACAAAATACCTTTATGAGCTTTACCCTGGTGGCCCTGCAAAGCAGGCATGTAAGATAGCCGGACTTCCGAAACCAACAGGTTGCGTGTAA
- a CDS encoding hybrid sensor histidine kinase/response regulator, whose product MHFDSSRLVDFFLAEAYDHINILEKGILQLEANPRDIAQIEELFRSAHTIKGSAALVKLNGISNAAHRMEDILEGVMGERIPVTPQCIEVLLYILDTIKELIRGVGSGKEEPASLGEKIDYMIKTKIQEVEKPEEERRELGRRKEDKELVEHKSVRVDVSRVEEMMNLVGELTIIKNHLFKNVKKTDKLTDEVFATGVRLLRELTSFSDRYAYSLPESVKYTDTLLSDFQELEFDRYDELNLFSRKLQEITNDINEALRELAATYGDLVASLKNIDKVVGFLKGEVSEVRMIEIGKLFHRFTRPVRDIALESNKKVDFNISGGETKVDKLIFEKLFDPLLHLVRNAIYHGIEPPQERTEAGKKAEGDISLSARREGNNVVIELRDDGRGIDTEKVREVAVERGMFSVDYPQLRRQDLIDIIFTPGFTTTETTNMVSGRGIGLNVVREYISALNGLIEVDTEKGVGTTFRLKVPLSLIIVDVVSFMAGGMEFVVPARLVEEITYTGAHMDINEPDSLNFRGRRIPVKLLTDTLGFKDIATVGNKPVLVVNLAGRLAGMIVDEIVSHEETVIKPLGRFLEGLTIYSGATISGDGKVRVVINPTKLFEEKIPVSEIGAVTTAEKAYQGRRVLIVDDSLSVRKYVSGFLESKDFRVYTATNGIEALKLLGENEIDLIITDLEMPVMHGYELINELRKEEKFQNIPVVVLTSRGSEKHREKALSLGAKDYLVKPFDEDTLIEVVRRNLSASFLT is encoded by the coding sequence ATGCATTTTGATAGTTCAAGACTCGTTGATTTTTTCCTTGCCGAGGCATACGACCATATAAATATCCTCGAAAAGGGTATCTTGCAGCTCGAGGCAAATCCCCGGGATATAGCTCAGATAGAAGAGCTCTTCAGGTCAGCCCATACCATAAAAGGGTCTGCTGCTCTGGTGAAACTCAATGGTATCAGTAATGCAGCTCACAGGATGGAGGATATACTTGAAGGTGTTATGGGGGAAAGGATACCTGTTACACCCCAGTGTATAGAAGTGCTCCTTTACATCCTCGACACAATAAAGGAACTTATCAGGGGTGTCGGCTCGGGCAAAGAAGAGCCCGCGTCTTTAGGAGAGAAAATAGATTACATGATCAAAACCAAGATACAGGAAGTCGAGAAACCCGAAGAAGAGAGACGTGAACTTGGCAGAAGAAAAGAAGACAAGGAGCTTGTTGAGCACAAGTCCGTCAGGGTTGATGTCAGTAGAGTTGAGGAGATGATGAATCTCGTAGGGGAGCTGACGATAATAAAAAACCATTTATTTAAGAACGTCAAGAAAACAGATAAGCTTACAGATGAGGTGTTTGCGACAGGTGTAAGACTTCTAAGGGAGTTAACAAGTTTCTCGGATAGATATGCGTATTCCCTCCCGGAGTCTGTAAAATATACAGACACCCTCCTTTCAGATTTCCAGGAGCTCGAGTTTGACAGATACGATGAGCTCAACCTGTTTTCGAGAAAACTCCAGGAGATTACAAACGATATAAATGAGGCATTAAGGGAACTTGCTGCCACCTATGGAGACCTTGTGGCTTCTTTGAAAAATATAGATAAAGTTGTGGGTTTTCTGAAGGGAGAAGTTTCAGAGGTGAGGATGATTGAGATTGGTAAGCTCTTCCACAGGTTTACCCGTCCTGTGAGAGACATCGCTCTTGAATCTAATAAGAAGGTTGATTTTAATATTTCAGGCGGAGAGACCAAGGTTGACAAGCTGATCTTTGAAAAGCTCTTCGACCCCCTTCTGCACCTTGTCAGAAATGCCATTTATCATGGAATAGAACCTCCGCAGGAAAGGACAGAGGCAGGCAAAAAGGCTGAGGGAGATATTTCCCTTTCAGCGAGGAGGGAAGGTAACAACGTTGTTATCGAGCTAAGAGATGATGGAAGAGGTATAGATACTGAGAAGGTTCGCGAGGTTGCTGTTGAGAGGGGGATGTTCTCAGTTGATTATCCGCAATTAAGAAGACAAGATCTTATAGATATAATATTTACACCTGGCTTTACCACAACGGAGACGACCAATATGGTATCCGGTAGAGGGATTGGACTTAATGTGGTGAGGGAATATATATCTGCCCTCAACGGCCTTATTGAGGTGGATACAGAAAAGGGCGTTGGTACTACTTTCAGGCTGAAAGTACCGCTTTCTCTTATCATTGTTGATGTTGTGAGCTTTATGGCAGGGGGTATGGAATTTGTTGTGCCGGCAAGACTTGTAGAGGAAATCACTTACACAGGGGCGCATATGGACATCAACGAACCTGACTCTTTAAACTTTAGAGGGAGGAGAATCCCTGTTAAACTTCTGACAGATACCCTCGGTTTCAAGGACATTGCAACTGTTGGGAACAAACCTGTTCTTGTTGTGAATCTCGCGGGAAGGCTTGCAGGTATGATAGTTGATGAAATAGTGAGCCATGAGGAGACGGTTATAAAACCCCTCGGGAGGTTTCTTGAAGGCCTCACAATTTACTCAGGCGCCACAATATCAGGCGATGGGAAAGTCAGGGTTGTTATAAATCCCACAAAACTCTTTGAGGAAAAAATTCCAGTCTCTGAGATCGGGGCGGTTACAACTGCAGAGAAGGCTTATCAAGGCAGGAGAGTTCTGATTGTAGATGATTCTCTCAGTGTGAGAAAATATGTGAGCGGCTTCCTCGAGTCAAAGGACTTCAGGGTGTATACTGCCACTAACGGAATAGAAGCCTTAAAATTACTTGGCGAAAATGAGATCGACCTTATAATAACCGACCTTGAAATGCCGGTAATGCATGGTTATGAGCTGATAAACGAGCTAAGAAAGGAAGAGAAATTTCAAAACATTCCGGTGGTAGTCCTGACTTCAAGGGGCAGCGAAAAACACAGGGAAAAAGCTCTTTCACTCGGTGCAAAGGATTATCTGGTAAAACCCTTTGACGAAGATACCCTGATAGAAGTTGTAAGAAGAAACCTGTCTGCCTCCTTCCTCACATAA